In a genomic window of Campylobacter concisus:
- the cmoA gene encoding carboxy-S-adenosyl-L-methionine synthase CmoA, with amino-acid sequence MRDEIFKEPISKQFEFDDFVASVFDDMISRSVPFYDVSSNLNAKLLAKILPKEASVCDLGCSTANSLLLLNNLRNDLVLSGVDNSEAMLANAKNKAKAYGADIEFILDDILECELEGFDAVLANYTLQFIRPPKRADLVKKIYNGLNENGVFLFSEKIIFEDKKLTKSVIEIYEDYKQAQGYSRYEIAQKREALENVLVPYTEEENRNLALNAGFKRVESTFKWGNFMSFLAFK; translated from the coding sequence ATGAGAGATGAAATTTTTAAAGAGCCTATAAGCAAGCAGTTTGAATTTGATGACTTTGTGGCGAGCGTTTTTGATGATATGATCTCGCGCTCGGTGCCATTTTACGACGTTAGTTCAAATTTAAACGCAAAGTTGCTGGCTAAAATTTTGCCAAAAGAGGCAAGCGTATGCGACCTTGGCTGCTCTACGGCAAATAGCCTGCTTTTGCTAAACAACCTTAGAAACGATCTCGTGTTAAGCGGTGTGGATAACTCTGAGGCGATGCTTGCAAATGCAAAAAACAAGGCAAAGGCTTATGGGGCTGATATTGAATTTATTTTAGATGACATTTTAGAGTGCGAGCTAGAGGGCTTTGATGCAGTTTTGGCAAACTATACTTTGCAGTTTATAAGACCGCCAAAAAGGGCTGATCTGGTGAAAAAAATTTATAACGGACTAAATGAAAATGGCGTTTTTTTGTTTAGCGAAAAGATCATCTTTGAAGATAAAAAGCTTACTAAAAGCGTCATAGAAATTTACGAGGACTACAAGCAGGCGCAAGGCTACTCACGCTACGAGATCGCCCAAAAAAGGGAGGCGCTTGAAAATGTGCTGGTGCCATACACTGAAGAAGAAAATAGAAACTTAGCCCTAAATGCTGGCTTTAAGCGTGTCGAGAGCACATTTAAATGGGGAAATTTCATGAGCTTTTTGGCGTTTAAGTAA
- a CDS encoding RNA pyrophosphohydrolase, with protein MQKKYRPNVAAVILSSLYPFKCEILVAKRVDMDDIWQFPQGGIDEGESPKQALKRELKEEIGTDKIDILDEYPQWLSYDFPANAAKKFYPFDGQTQKYFLVRLKNGASINLKTEHPEFSEYKFVDFGRSLEGINHFKKPIYEKVLSYFKEKGYF; from the coding sequence ATGCAAAAAAAATACAGACCAAATGTGGCAGCTGTTATTTTGTCTAGCTTGTATCCATTTAAATGTGAAATTTTAGTCGCAAAAAGGGTGGATATGGATGATATTTGGCAGTTTCCTCAAGGCGGAATAGATGAAGGTGAGAGTCCAAAGCAGGCCTTAAAAAGGGAGCTTAAAGAAGAGATCGGAACTGATAAAATCGATATCTTAGATGAGTATCCGCAGTGGCTAAGCTACGACTTTCCAGCAAACGCGGCAAAGAAATTTTATCCATTTGACGGACAGACGCAAAAATATTTTTTGGTTAGACTTAAAAATGGTGCCAGCATAAATTTAAAGACAGAGCATCCAGAGTTTAGCGAGTATAAATTTGTAGATTTTGGTAGAAGTTTAGAGGGAATAAATCACTTTAAAAAGCCTATTTATGAAAAGGTTTTGAGTTATTTTAAAGAGAAAGGATATTTTTGA
- a CDS encoding HobA family DNA replication regulator yields the protein MQDFIQWTLKAIRDEGPLMSWMEERRVEWTPLLASRLKFLLEGRAFITISDEERRWFEIYLLKKMNHSKSIRPFLPFFSLRSLYPSLDEIETNEQKQLLKDMLSLAFPNGYLFFYIGKSLDRYANLAKSDEDSYMWLFDEQAQNSFTLSSSDENLDIKLISLCKIFDKSIDAALFAKVIL from the coding sequence ATGCAAGATTTTATTCAGTGGACGTTAAAGGCTATTAGGGACGAAGGCCCTTTGATGAGCTGGATGGAGGAAAGGCGTGTCGAATGGACGCCTTTGCTCGCATCTAGGCTTAAATTTTTACTTGAAGGAAGGGCTTTTATAACTATAAGCGATGAAGAGCGAAGATGGTTTGAAATTTATCTTTTAAAAAAGATGAACCATTCAAAAAGCATAAGGCCATTTTTGCCATTTTTTAGCCTAAGATCGCTTTATCCATCGCTTGATGAGATAGAGACAAATGAACAAAAGCAGCTTCTAAAAGATATGCTAAGTCTCGCTTTTCCAAATGGTTACTTGTTTTTTTATATCGGAAAGAGCCTTGATAGATATGCGAATTTAGCCAAAAGTGATGAGGATAGTTATATGTGGCTATTTGACGAGCAGGCGCAAAACAGTTTTACTCTTAGCTCAAGCGATGAAAATTTAGACATTAAACTAATAAGTCTTTGCAAAATTTTTGATAAAAGCATCGATGCGGCGCTCTTTGCAAAGGTGATACTCTAA
- a CDS encoding bifunctional riboflavin kinase/FAD synthetase, with product MPNFSTLLTKDNITAVAIGHFDGVHRGHKQLLKQLGEFGGLVVIDKNKANITPKLKRAEYSNYPCFLYDFESIKGLSGEEFIALLKRDFKNLKKIVVGFDFRFGRNRAWDKHDLKRIFDGEVVVVDEVCYDGMGVHSSSIRELIRQGNIDEANRLIGREYSIEGNVIKGQGIGAKELVATLNLDIKSYLLPREGVYATRTRMGSYTYGSVTFIGNRLSTDGNFSVETHILDEVAPKVTKHVAVCFIKRLRDNKKFNNLSELKEQIKRDINEARQCVGVCDLFFGETMRYFDGYGAGI from the coding sequence ATGCCGAATTTTTCTACGCTTTTAACAAAAGATAATATCACTGCCGTTGCGATCGGGCATTTTGACGGCGTGCATAGAGGACACAAGCAGCTTTTAAAGCAGCTTGGCGAGTTTGGCGGACTTGTCGTGATCGACAAAAACAAGGCAAACATCACGCCAAAGCTAAAGCGAGCCGAGTACTCAAACTATCCTTGCTTCTTGTATGATTTTGAGAGTATAAAAGGGCTTAGCGGCGAGGAATTTATCGCACTTTTAAAGCGGGATTTTAAAAATTTAAAAAAGATCGTTGTTGGATTTGATTTTAGATTTGGCAGAAACAGAGCGTGGGACAAGCACGATCTGAAAAGAATTTTTGATGGCGAGGTGGTCGTCGTTGATGAGGTTTGCTACGATGGCATGGGTGTGCATAGCTCCTCCATCAGAGAGCTGATACGCCAAGGCAACATCGATGAGGCAAACAGGCTGATAGGCAGGGAGTACTCGATCGAGGGCAACGTGATAAAAGGGCAGGGCATCGGCGCAAAAGAGCTGGTTGCTACGCTAAATTTAGATATAAAAAGCTATCTTTTGCCGCGCGAGGGCGTCTATGCGACAAGAACGAGGATGGGCTCATACACCTATGGCTCGGTCACTTTTATAGGCAACAGGCTTAGCACGGATGGAAATTTTAGCGTCGAGACGCACATCTTAGACGAGGTCGCACCAAAAGTGACAAAGCACGTCGCCGTTTGCTTCATAAAACGTTTGCGTGATAATAAAAAATTTAATAATCTAAGCGAGCTAAAAGAGCAGATAAAACGCGATATAAACGAGGCTAGACAGTGCGTTGGCGTGTGCGATCTCTTTTTTGGAGAGACGATGAGATACTTTGACGGATATGGAGCTGGTATATGA
- a CDS encoding PepSY-associated TM helix domain-containing protein, whose amino-acid sequence MFKIWRKFHLILALIFALPLLIISISGAIISYHDEIIEAFSKDEIDIATNKSALKIDEILKVFSKTRPNFNLSYIKIKGEANRAYVVSGTSENSEFKSFFVDPYTGEIVSENSVEKFIGLALNLHKNLGLALFKNENLSKFASELVAISTLALLVILITGVLIHFWRFRSKFISAFKLNLKAKKFAFLYSLHGFLGLYLGVILLIICVSGLYFSYESFAKVINQICGEEKVFKKPNFTSKNGFSLNDEQKVENLKKAYEIFTLKFGNEFDALNFILNKDGVKFMIFYLPKGASENDGVRLVVDTASGEILKNTMPKSFEIYKFMLDLHAGYTFGEAGKFIFFMASCGVGVLLFSGCVIYYKRRKK is encoded by the coding sequence ATGTTTAAAATTTGGCGGAAATTTCACTTAATTTTAGCTCTTATCTTTGCTTTGCCGCTTTTGATAATCTCAATTAGTGGAGCGATTATTTCGTATCACGATGAGATAATTGAGGCTTTTAGCAAAGATGAGATAGACATAGCAACTAATAAAAGTGCTTTAAAAATAGATGAAATTTTAAAGGTCTTTAGTAAGACTAGGCCAAATTTTAACCTTAGTTATATAAAGATAAAAGGCGAGGCAAATAGAGCTTATGTAGTAAGCGGCACAAGCGAGAATAGCGAGTTTAAGTCATTCTTTGTAGATCCCTATACGGGCGAGATAGTCTCTGAAAATAGTGTGGAAAAATTTATAGGGCTAGCTTTAAATTTACATAAAAATCTAGGACTAGCTCTATTTAAAAATGAAAATTTATCTAAATTTGCAAGTGAGCTAGTGGCGATTTCGACGCTTGCACTACTTGTGATTTTAATAACTGGAGTGCTGATACATTTTTGGAGATTTAGAAGCAAATTTATTAGCGCCTTTAAGCTAAATCTAAAGGCAAAGAAATTTGCATTTTTATATTCACTGCATGGATTTTTAGGGCTTTATTTGGGGGTCATTTTGCTTATTATCTGTGTTAGCGGCCTATACTTTTCTTATGAGAGCTTTGCTAAGGTTATAAATCAAATTTGTGGCGAAGAGAAGGTATTTAAAAAGCCAAATTTTACTAGCAAAAATGGCTTTAGCCTAAATGATGAGCAAAAGGTAGAAAATCTTAAAAAAGCTTATGAAATTTTTACTTTAAAATTTGGAAATGAGTTTGATGCTTTAAATTTTATCCTCAATAAAGACGGCGTAAAATTTATGATCTTTTACTTGCCAAAAGGCGCTAGTGAGAATGATGGCGTTAGGCTTGTAGTCGATACGGCAAGTGGAGAAATTTTAAAAAATACCATGCCAAAATCTTTTGAAATTTATAAATTTATGCTTGATCTGCACGCTGGATATACATTCGGAGAGGCTGGAAAATTTATCTTTTTTATGGCTTCTTGTGGAGTTGGCGTGCTACTTTTTAGCGGCTGTGTGATTTACTACAAACGTCGTAAAAAGTAG
- the tlyA gene encoding 23S rRNA (cytidine-2'-O)-methyltransferase TlyA, translating into MRFDNYVASVLSISRNKASELIKSGKVLTNGEICTKVSSEVSEAKISLLDEIYVGRGALKLKSFLEAMKFDLADKNALDIGSSTGGFIQILLERGVKSVTGVDVGTDQLDASLRSDERVKIYEKTDVREFAKTHQNKFDLITCDVSFISLAEILPAICELASENSLIITLFKPQFEVGVGVKRNKKGVVTDAKAVNLAMKRFEVMANGLGFKMIACKECEVKGKEGNAEFFYAFNKR; encoded by the coding sequence TTGAGGTTTGATAACTACGTCGCAAGCGTTTTAAGCATAAGTAGAAATAAGGCGAGCGAGCTAATAAAATCTGGCAAGGTGCTAACAAATGGCGAAATTTGTACCAAGGTTTCAAGCGAGGTTAGCGAGGCTAAAATTTCACTGCTTGATGAAATTTACGTTGGACGAGGCGCTTTGAAGCTAAAGAGCTTTTTGGAGGCGATGAAATTTGACCTAGCTGACAAAAACGCACTTGATATCGGCAGCTCAACTGGCGGTTTTATACAAATTTTGCTTGAGCGTGGCGTAAAGAGCGTGACTGGCGTCGATGTGGGCACTGATCAGCTAGATGCTAGCCTAAGAAGCGATGAGCGAGTAAAAATTTATGAGAAAACTGACGTCAGGGAGTTTGCCAAAACGCATCAAAATAAATTTGATCTAATAACCTGTGACGTGAGCTTTATCTCTTTGGCTGAAATTTTGCCTGCTATTTGTGAGCTTGCAAGCGAAAATTCGCTCATCATCACTCTTTTTAAACCGCAGTTTGAAGTGGGCGTTGGCGTAAAACGCAACAAAAAAGGCGTTGTAACCGACGCTAAGGCTGTAAATTTAGCGATGAAGAGGTTTGAAGTGATGGCTAATGGCTTAGGATTTAAAATGATAGCTTGCAAAGAGTGTGAAGTAAAAGGGAAAGAGGGAAATGCCGAATTTTTCTACGCTTTTAACAAAAGATAA
- the folP gene encoding dihydropteroate synthase, producing MKFYKINNKSDFDEICKAISPSPAGAKLMHEKSEINFIFIDEIKTPAANILKQDALSVGAELVTHKDTILGRDSLNKALLMATDAQLGQLAKKEKLQDFGLKNLAAFLETKFIKPTKPLIMGVANINTDSFNEQSRINTQNGIAKIEAMIEAGADYIDLGGVSSRPGSEYCGREEEFRRIKDIVDEIYKLNLHEKAKFSLDSFDEYCLEFALNHGFKMINDITANANLAPLAARYDAQFCMMHMQGDPATMQIAPKYNDLIGEISDFFEQKIVSAMELGAKKIVLDVGIGFGKTAEQNLLLIKHLEHFLKFGCPLLVGASRKSVINHYYKSEVKDRLPGSLYLHLKAFENGAQIIRTHDVAEHKQLFNMHEAMSQATLW from the coding sequence TTGAAATTTTACAAGATAAATAACAAAAGTGACTTTGATGAAATTTGCAAAGCCATCTCGCCAAGCCCTGCTGGTGCGAAGCTCATGCATGAAAAGAGCGAGATAAATTTTATATTTATAGATGAGATAAAAACCCCAGCAGCAAATATCCTAAAGCAAGATGCACTTAGTGTTGGAGCCGAGCTTGTGACGCATAAAGATACGATTTTGGGTCGTGATAGTCTAAATAAAGCCTTGCTAATGGCGACAGATGCACAACTTGGGCAGCTAGCTAAAAAAGAGAAGTTGCAAGACTTTGGGCTTAAAAATTTAGCAGCCTTTTTAGAGACAAAATTTATAAAGCCCACAAAGCCTCTTATAATGGGCGTTGCAAATATAAACACAGATAGCTTCAACGAACAAAGCCGCATAAATACGCAAAATGGCATAGCGAAAATCGAAGCCATGATCGAAGCAGGTGCTGACTACATCGACCTTGGCGGCGTTAGTTCAAGGCCAGGGAGCGAGTATTGCGGACGCGAGGAGGAGTTTAGGCGCATAAAAGATATTGTGGATGAAATTTACAAGCTAAATTTACATGAAAAGGCGAAATTTAGCCTTGATAGCTTTGATGAGTATTGCTTAGAATTTGCGCTAAATCACGGCTTTAAGATGATAAATGACATCACGGCAAACGCAAATTTAGCCCCGCTTGCTGCAAGATACGATGCCCAGTTTTGCATGATGCACATGCAAGGCGATCCAGCTACCATGCAGATTGCGCCAAAGTATAACGACCTAATTGGCGAAATTTCAGACTTTTTTGAGCAAAAGATTGTCTCAGCAATGGAGCTTGGCGCTAAAAAGATAGTGCTTGATGTGGGTATCGGTTTTGGTAAGACGGCTGAGCAAAATTTATTGCTTATTAAGCATTTGGAGCATTTTTTGAAATTTGGCTGCCCGCTGCTAGTTGGTGCTAGCCGCAAATCAGTCATAAACCACTACTATAAAAGCGAAGTCAAAGACCGCTTGCCAGGCTCGCTTTATCTGCACTTAAAAGCCTTTGAAAACGGCGCGCAGATCATAAGGACGCACGATGTGGCCGAGCACAAGCAGCTTTTTAATATGCACGAGGCGATGAGCCAAGCCACGCTTTGGTAG
- a CDS encoding DNA polymerase III subunit delta', translating to MLNKIVVTSDFESLKAKLESEFGINNLRFFISDDFLLENAKEVIAEAYIAEKDEKILVIQANSFRTEAQNALLKIIEEPPRNIKFIIVTQSKNLLLPTIRSRMLIENNLTKKPKITLDLNLKSLSLKELTSFIDQKIADEQAQKFGKNELKELVGVIVTKAVDSGYKFSGDEMDYFFSLIKLADLNAKSHAVLTPLLLTIFQKGRR from the coding sequence ATGCTTAATAAAATCGTCGTTACAAGCGATTTTGAAAGTTTAAAAGCCAAGCTTGAAAGCGAGTTTGGCATTAATAATTTAAGATTTTTTATAAGTGATGATTTTTTGCTAGAAAATGCAAAGGAGGTCATCGCAGAAGCTTACATTGCTGAAAAAGATGAAAAAATTTTAGTAATACAAGCTAATTCTTTTAGGACAGAGGCTCAAAATGCACTTTTAAAGATCATCGAAGAGCCTCCAAGAAATATCAAATTTATAATAGTAACACAGAGTAAAAATTTACTTCTACCAACGATTAGATCAAGAATGCTCATAGAAAATAATCTCACAAAAAAACCAAAAATAACCCTTGATCTAAATTTAAAATCGCTTAGCTTAAAAGAGCTAACAAGCTTTATCGATCAAAAGATCGCAGACGAACAAGCACAGAAATTTGGCAAAAACGAGTTAAAAGAGCTTGTTGGTGTTATCGTGACAAAGGCGGTTGATAGTGGGTATAAATTTAGTGGCGATGAGATGGATTATTTTTTCTCTCTTATCAAGCTTGCGGATCTAAATGCCAAGTCTCACGCCGTGCTAACGCCACTACTGCTTACTATATTTCAAAAAGGACGACGTTGA
- a CDS encoding NADAR family protein, translating into MKALGRQVRGFDAKVWDEVKFGVVLNASYLKFSQNAPLRDFLLSTGSKVLVEASPVDKICGIGLAASDENMQNPMKWRGQNLLGFALMRARDEIAKVYKNVHLLDAKELNLDHL; encoded by the coding sequence ATAAAGGCGCTTGGCAGGCAGGTGCGAGGCTTTGACGCTAAGGTCTGGGACGAGGTCAAATTTGGCGTCGTGCTAAATGCGAGCTATCTAAAATTTAGCCAAAATGCACCTTTGCGAGACTTTTTGCTATCAACTGGGAGTAAAGTTTTGGTTGAGGCAAGCCCTGTTGATAAAATTTGTGGCATAGGTTTGGCCGCAAGCGATGAAAATATGCAAAATCCTATGAAGTGGCGAGGGCAAAATTTACTTGGCTTTGCGCTGATGAGAGCGAGAGATGAGATAGCAAAGGTCTATAAAAATGTCCATTTACTTGACGCTAAAGAGCTAAATTTAGATCATTTATAA
- a CDS encoding aspartate kinase, which produces MLIVQKFGGTSVGTLERIEAVANRVIETKNSGADVVVVVSAMSGVTNQLVEYSEYFSKHPDGVATDMLLSSGEQVTTALLTIALNAKGYACVGMTGAMAGIITDDIHTKARIERIETARLKAELKAGKIVVVAGFQGIDEKGNITTLGRGGSDLSAVALAGALDADLCEIFTDVDGVYTTDPRIEKKAKKLEKISYDEMLELASAGAKVLQNRSVELAKKLNVKLITRSSFNHNEGTLIAKEDDNMEAVLVSGIALDKNQARVTLRGVVDKPGIAAEIFTALAHENINVDMIIQNVGHDGTTNLGFTVPQNELELAKETMQKLSAAKHIEFDDAIVKVSVIGVGMKSHSGVACLAFETLAKEGINIQMISTSEIKISMIVDQKYGELAVRVLHDAYKLDK; this is translated from the coding sequence ATGTTGATCGTTCAAAAATTTGGCGGAACTAGCGTAGGAACACTTGAACGCATCGAAGCTGTGGCAAATAGGGTCATTGAGACAAAAAATAGCGGTGCAGACGTAGTTGTGGTAGTTTCTGCGATGAGCGGAGTTACAAATCAATTGGTTGAATATAGTGAGTATTTTTCAAAACATCCAGATGGTGTCGCCACTGATATGCTTTTAAGCTCTGGAGAGCAAGTAACGACCGCGCTTTTAACGATCGCACTTAATGCAAAAGGCTATGCGTGTGTGGGTATGACAGGTGCGATGGCAGGCATAATTACTGATGATATTCATACAAAAGCAAGGATCGAAAGGATAGAGACTGCTAGGCTAAAAGCCGAGCTAAAAGCCGGCAAAATCGTAGTTGTGGCTGGCTTTCAAGGTATAGATGAAAAAGGTAATATCACAACCCTTGGTAGAGGTGGTAGCGACCTTAGTGCAGTTGCATTAGCGGGAGCACTTGATGCTGATCTATGCGAAATTTTTACCGATGTTGATGGCGTTTATACGACTGATCCAAGGATAGAAAAAAAGGCAAAAAAACTTGAGAAGATAAGCTATGATGAGATGCTAGAGCTCGCTTCTGCTGGCGCAAAGGTACTACAAAATCGCTCAGTCGAGCTGGCAAAAAAACTAAATGTAAAACTCATTACAAGAAGTAGCTTTAATCACAACGAAGGTACATTAATAGCAAAGGAAGATGACAATATGGAAGCAGTTTTAGTAAGCGGAATAGCACTAGATAAAAATCAAGCAAGAGTAACACTAAGGGGCGTAGTTGATAAACCTGGCATCGCAGCAGAAATTTTTACAGCTTTAGCTCATGAAAACATAAACGTAGATATGATAATCCAAAACGTAGGACATGACGGCACTACAAATTTAGGCTTTACAGTGCCACAAAATGAGCTTGAACTAGCAAAAGAAACTATGCAAAAGCTCTCAGCTGCAAAACATATAGAATTTGATGATGCGATCGTGAAAGTTTCAGTTATTGGCGTCGGCATGAAGAGCCATAGTGGCGTAGCATGTTTAGCATTTGAAACGCTTGCAAAAGAGGGTATAAATATCCAAATGATCTCAACAAGTGAGATAAAAATTTCAATGATCGTTGATCAAAAATATGGCGAGCTAGCGGTTCGCGTACTTCATGATGCTTATAAGCTAGATAAATAA
- the ligA gene encoding NAD-dependent DNA ligase LigA — protein sequence MTKQEYEKAVDTLNAWAKAYYDEDEPLASDEEYDALYHAVLDYEQANPSEISIFSPTKRVGGTVKEGFSKANHIKRMWSMEDIFDLAELDAWLKRGEKENLTFVAEPKFDGVSLNLLYENGVLARAITRGDGVTGEDVTQNAKTINSVLKSIDYKGLIEIRGEVVIKKEDFELLNAERAKEGEAPLSNPRNAAAGSLRQLDSAVTAKRKLLFIPWGVGEQSLGLKDHSEVMKFVRDLGFERDEFFKILKKDELEAAYNELLASREAKSVMMDGMVIRVNDLARCEQLGYTVKFPKFMVAFKFPAIEKVTRLKDVALQVGRSGVVTPVGVLDEVNIDGANVKSATLHNFDEIERLGVMKNDYIGIIRSGDVIPKITKVFKDRRDGSEEAIDRPKFCPVCGSHLLDEGVFVKCQNLSCRARVVGSIIHYASKKCLNIDGLGDAIVNLLFDKGLIACIKDIYSLKFDDLMVLEGFKEKKVNNLLNAIEASKGAELARFITGLGCEHIGEVAAKKLASSFGLGWFDASFEELVSLEGFGVEMANSLIDFAEVNRAEILALSQIVQPSVTQAQSISNALSGKTVVITGTLSRSRDEIKAELESFGAKVSSSVSKKTDFVLAGEEAGSKLEKANELGVRVIDESEYERLKLEV from the coding sequence ATGACAAAACAAGAGTACGAAAAAGCGGTAGATACGCTAAATGCATGGGCAAAGGCCTACTACGACGAGGATGAGCCACTTGCAAGTGACGAGGAGTATGACGCGCTATATCACGCGGTGCTTGATTATGAGCAGGCAAATCCAAGCGAAATTTCTATCTTTTCACCTACAAAACGCGTGGGCGGCACCGTAAAAGAGGGCTTTAGCAAGGCTAATCACATCAAACGCATGTGGAGCATGGAAGATATTTTTGATCTAGCCGAGCTTGATGCGTGGCTAAAGCGTGGCGAGAAAGAAAATCTAACCTTTGTCGCTGAGCCAAAATTTGATGGAGTGAGCTTAAATTTGCTTTACGAAAATGGCGTTTTGGCTAGGGCGATAACTAGGGGTGACGGCGTTACTGGTGAGGATGTGACGCAAAATGCAAAGACGATAAATTCTGTTTTAAAGAGTATTGATTACAAAGGGCTAATTGAAATCAGGGGCGAGGTTGTTATAAAAAAAGAAGATTTTGAGCTACTAAACGCAGAGCGCGCAAAAGAGGGTGAGGCGCCACTTTCAAACCCTAGAAACGCTGCAGCTGGAAGTCTTAGGCAGCTTGATAGTGCGGTGACTGCTAAAAGAAAGCTACTTTTCATACCTTGGGGCGTGGGCGAGCAGAGCCTTGGGCTTAAAGATCATAGCGAGGTTATGAAATTTGTGCGTGATCTTGGCTTTGAAAGAGATGAATTTTTCAAAATTTTAAAAAAAGATGAACTTGAGGCTGCCTATAACGAGCTACTAGCCAGCCGTGAGGCAAAGAGCGTGATGATGGATGGCATGGTGATACGAGTAAATGACCTTGCCCGCTGCGAACAGCTAGGCTATACGGTTAAATTTCCAAAATTTATGGTGGCGTTTAAATTTCCAGCCATTGAAAAGGTGACTAGGCTAAAAGACGTCGCGCTTCAGGTTGGTAGAAGCGGTGTAGTAACGCCTGTTGGCGTACTTGATGAGGTAAATATAGATGGTGCTAATGTAAAATCCGCCACGCTTCATAACTTTGATGAAATAGAGCGTCTTGGAGTTATGAAAAACGACTATATCGGCATCATCCGCTCAGGCGACGTCATACCAAAGATCACAAAGGTTTTTAAAGATAGGCGAGATGGCAGCGAAGAGGCGATTGATAGGCCTAAATTTTGCCCAGTTTGTGGCTCGCACCTACTTGATGAAGGGGTCTTTGTAAAGTGTCAAAATTTAAGCTGCAGGGCAAGAGTGGTTGGCTCAATAATTCACTACGCATCGAAAAAATGCCTAAATATAGACGGCCTTGGCGATGCGATCGTAAATTTGTTATTTGATAAGGGACTGATTGCTTGCATAAAAGACATCTACAGCCTTAAATTTGATGATCTCATGGTGCTTGAGGGATTTAAGGAGAAAAAGGTAAATAACCTTTTAAACGCTATCGAAGCCAGTAAAGGTGCGGAGCTAGCGCGCTTCATCACGGGGCTTGGCTGCGAGCACATTGGCGAAGTGGCAGCTAAAAAGCTAGCAAGTAGTTTTGGGCTGGGCTGGTTTGATGCTAGTTTTGAAGAGCTTGTCTCGCTTGAGGGCTTTGGCGTGGAGATGGCAAATAGCCTAATTGACTTTGCAGAGGTAAATAGAGCAGAAATTTTAGCCCTTAGCCAGATCGTGCAGCCAAGCGTGACGCAGGCGCAGAGTATCTCAAATGCGCTAAGTGGCAAAACGGTCGTTATAACTGGCACGCTAAGCCGCTCAAGAGATGAGATAAAGGCGGAGCTTGAGAGTTTTGGCGCAAAGGTTTCAAGCTCAGTTTCTAAAAAAACAGACTTCGTCTTAGCTGGCGAGGAGGCTGGCAGTAAGCTAGAAAAAGCAAATGAGCTAGGCGTGCGAGTGATCGATGAGAGCGAATATGAAAGGCTAAAACTTGAGGTTTGA